A genomic segment from Actinoplanes sichuanensis encodes:
- a CDS encoding Tn3 family transposase has protein sequence MPVEFLSDGQVAAYERFVGELSRSELEGFFLLDGTALDLIAHKRADHHKLGLGLQVGTVRFLGHFLTEDPFDVPWSAVEYVAAQLEIADPSVVKRYTERQQTAYEHSWEIRAAYGYRDFGDAGVRESLEEFMGARAWIHAEGAVALFEQTRAWLRRERVLLPGVSVLARLVSSVREEAAQRAYRSLAQAAAGADVELPLRLRDLLEVPEGKKVSELERLRTASRSDSGLAMSKALGRVSEVLAIGAGAAQVQAVPVNRVAALARYGWAGKAPLLKGLAEPRKTATLLATARRLEAAAVDDALDLFDSLMATRLIGPARRATDRARLEAMPRLEKASATLMAVARMVLELLDGAADAAVDLGQVWTAVERAAGPRTAVAGAVATVVELVPDPDAWEADNRQAIAARYRVVRPFVRLLAEQLPLGAAPAGTDLLIEVKGRLPGLLRRRVDQKSLTEADLNMALVPPMWRRAVLNNPALNGAVDRDAYVMCLLTALHAALRRRDLFADPSLRWADPRAKLLDGADWNAVRGEVLAGLGLTAPVEEHLAEYTATLDAGWRQLTERIAEAGPDASVRVVADGETGRMRLSVSRLEKLGDPPSLVDLRKRVAAMMPVVDLPEMLMDVHSWTGMLDAYTHVGGLVTRMDQLPVTVAALLVADACNVGLVPVIHPGNPALTRDRLSHVDQNYIRADTHAAANARLVDYQQRIGITELWGGGLVASVDGLRFRVPVQSIHAGPSPRFFGYQRGITWLNAVNDRFAGLGAVIITGTVRDSLYILDTLLNLDAGPKPEMVATDTASYSDIVFGLFRLLGYRFSPRIADVGGTGFWRADAPGRPAGDYGPLNAIARNKVNLDRIVTHWPDMLRVAGSLITNQVRAYDLLRMLTRDGNPTPLGQALAEYGRIAKTLHLLAMVDPVDETYRRTVTRQLNIGESRHSLARKILHGHRGDIMQPYWAGQEDQLGALGLVLNAVVLFNTRYIDLAVTALRAQGYPVRDEDAARLSPLGYAHINMLGRYTFPAPSSAQRLRPLRDPDTDVS, from the coding sequence GTGCCCGTTGAGTTCTTGTCTGATGGTCAGGTGGCCGCGTACGAGCGGTTCGTCGGTGAGCTGAGCCGTTCGGAACTGGAGGGGTTCTTCCTGCTCGACGGCACCGCGTTGGATCTGATCGCGCACAAGCGCGCTGATCATCACAAGCTCGGCCTTGGGTTGCAGGTCGGCACGGTGCGGTTCTTGGGGCATTTCCTGACCGAGGATCCCTTCGATGTGCCGTGGTCGGCTGTGGAGTACGTGGCCGCCCAGTTGGAGATCGCGGATCCGTCGGTGGTGAAGCGGTACACCGAGAGACAGCAGACGGCGTACGAGCATTCGTGGGAGATCCGGGCGGCGTACGGGTACCGCGACTTCGGCGACGCGGGGGTGCGCGAGTCGCTGGAGGAGTTCATGGGTGCGCGGGCGTGGATCCATGCCGAGGGTGCGGTGGCGTTGTTCGAGCAGACCCGGGCGTGGCTGCGGCGCGAGCGGGTGCTGCTGCCTGGGGTCAGCGTGCTGGCCCGGCTGGTGTCGAGCGTGCGGGAGGAAGCCGCCCAGCGTGCTTACCGGAGCTTGGCGCAGGCGGCGGCCGGCGCGGACGTCGAGTTGCCGCTGCGGTTGCGGGACCTGCTGGAGGTCCCCGAGGGCAAGAAGGTCTCGGAGCTGGAGCGGCTGCGTACGGCGTCGCGCAGCGACTCCGGGCTGGCGATGTCGAAGGCGCTGGGGCGGGTCAGTGAGGTGCTGGCCATCGGCGCCGGCGCGGCCCAGGTGCAGGCGGTGCCGGTCAACCGGGTCGCCGCGCTGGCTCGCTACGGCTGGGCGGGTAAGGCGCCGCTGCTCAAGGGCCTAGCCGAGCCGCGCAAGACCGCGACGTTGCTGGCCACGGCCCGCCGGTTGGAGGCCGCGGCGGTCGACGATGCGCTGGATCTGTTCGACTCGTTGATGGCGACCCGGCTGATCGGGCCGGCGCGGCGGGCGACCGACCGGGCCCGGCTGGAGGCGATGCCGCGGTTGGAGAAGGCGTCGGCCACGCTGATGGCGGTGGCCCGCATGGTGCTCGAGCTGCTGGACGGTGCTGCTGACGCGGCGGTGGACCTCGGTCAGGTGTGGACGGCGGTGGAGCGGGCCGCCGGGCCGCGTACGGCGGTGGCCGGTGCGGTGGCCACGGTGGTGGAGCTGGTGCCGGATCCGGATGCGTGGGAGGCGGACAACCGGCAGGCGATCGCGGCCCGGTACCGGGTGGTCCGCCCGTTCGTGCGGTTGTTGGCCGAGCAGTTGCCGCTGGGTGCGGCGCCGGCCGGCACGGATCTGCTGATCGAGGTGAAGGGCCGGCTGCCGGGGCTGCTGCGCCGCCGGGTGGATCAAAAGTCGCTGACCGAGGCTGATTTGAACATGGCGCTGGTGCCGCCGATGTGGCGGCGCGCGGTGCTGAACAACCCGGCCCTGAACGGCGCCGTGGACCGCGACGCGTACGTGATGTGCCTGCTCACTGCGCTGCATGCGGCGTTGCGCCGCCGCGATCTGTTCGCTGATCCGTCGCTGCGCTGGGCCGACCCGCGCGCGAAGCTGCTCGACGGCGCCGACTGGAACGCGGTGCGCGGCGAGGTGCTGGCGGGTCTGGGCCTGACCGCGCCGGTTGAGGAGCACCTGGCGGAGTACACCGCGACGCTGGACGCCGGCTGGCGGCAGCTGACCGAGCGCATCGCCGAGGCCGGCCCGGACGCCAGCGTGCGGGTGGTGGCCGACGGGGAAACAGGCCGGATGCGGCTGTCGGTGTCTCGGCTGGAGAAGCTGGGTGACCCGCCCTCGCTGGTCGACCTGCGCAAGCGGGTCGCCGCGATGATGCCGGTCGTGGACCTGCCCGAGATGCTGATGGACGTGCATTCCTGGACCGGCATGCTCGACGCCTACACCCACGTCGGTGGGCTGGTCACCCGCATGGACCAGCTGCCGGTGACCGTGGCCGCGTTGCTGGTCGCCGACGCCTGCAACGTCGGCCTGGTCCCGGTGATCCACCCGGGTAACCCGGCGCTGACGCGTGACCGGCTCTCGCACGTGGACCAGAACTACATCCGAGCCGACACCCATGCCGCCGCGAACGCCCGCCTGGTCGACTATCAGCAGCGCATCGGGATCACCGAGTTGTGGGGCGGTGGCCTGGTCGCCTCGGTCGACGGGCTGCGCTTCCGGGTGCCGGTGCAGTCCATCCACGCAGGACCCAGCCCGCGCTTCTTCGGCTACCAACGCGGCATCACCTGGCTCAACGCGGTCAACGACCGGTTCGCCGGCCTCGGTGCGGTCATCATCACCGGCACCGTCCGCGACAGCCTCTACATCCTGGACACGCTGCTCAACCTCGATGCCGGCCCGAAGCCGGAGATGGTGGCGACCGACACCGCCAGCTACTCGGACATTGTCTTTGGTCTATTTCGATTGCTGGGGTATCGGTTCTCTCCGCGCATCGCCGATGTTGGCGGCACCGGGTTCTGGCGTGCCGACGCACCCGGCCGACCGGCCGGCGACTACGGGCCGCTAAACGCGATCGCCCGCAACAAGGTCAACTTGGACCGGATCGTCACTCACTGGCCGGACATGCTGCGGGTGGCCGGCTCGCTGATCACCAACCAGGTCCGCGCCTACGACCTGCTACGGATGCTGACCCGCGACGGGAATCCGACCCCGCTGGGGCAGGCCCTGGCCGAGTACGGCCGGATCGCCAAGACCCTGCACCTGCTGGCCATGGTCGACCCGGTCGACGAAACGTACCGGCGCACCGTGACCCGGCAGCTGAACATCGGCGAGTCCCGCCACTCGCTGGCCCGCAAGATCCTGCACGGGCACCGCGGCGACATCATGCAGCCCTACTGGGCCGGGCAGGAAGACCAACTCGGCGCGCTCGGACTCGTCCTCAACGCGGTCGTGCTCTTCAACACCCGCTACATCGACCTGGCGGTCACGGCGCTGCGCGCGCAGGGCTACCCGGTTCGCGACGAGGACGCCGCCCGCTTGTCACCGCTCGGCTACGCGCACATCAACATGCTCGGCCGTTACACCTTCCCCGCCCCGTCGAGCGCACAGCGACTGAGGCCGCTACGCGATCCGGACACCGACGTGAGCTGA
- a CDS encoding NUDIX domain-containing protein, which produces MTELVEHVDEQDRVLGVVGRDEAIRRGWLHRVATTVCRDEQGRFLVYRRAEGLSRFPGLHEVSFGGAVQVGESYAAAAARELAEELGVHVSVGDVREVVRFRCHGTVGGYWLGVHEAVIVGDVVPDARVVSWVGWMTKAELDAAVQRHRFVPDGQEALRRYLQAGEGCGG; this is translated from the coding sequence GTGACCGAACTTGTGGAGCATGTCGACGAGCAGGATCGTGTGCTGGGTGTGGTGGGGCGCGACGAGGCGATCCGTCGCGGGTGGCTGCATCGGGTGGCCACCACCGTCTGCCGTGATGAGCAGGGGCGGTTCCTGGTGTACCGGCGGGCCGAGGGGCTTTCCCGGTTTCCGGGCCTCCACGAGGTCAGTTTCGGTGGAGCCGTGCAGGTGGGCGAGTCCTACGCCGCCGCGGCCGCCCGTGAACTCGCGGAGGAGCTGGGTGTCCACGTCTCGGTGGGCGACGTGCGGGAGGTGGTCAGATTCCGGTGCCACGGCACGGTCGGCGGCTACTGGCTCGGGGTCCACGAGGCGGTCATCGTCGGTGATGTGGTTCCCGACGCGCGGGTGGTGAGCTGGGTCGGCTGGATGACGAAGGCTGAGCTGGACGCGGCCGTGCAGCGGCACCGATTCGTCCCGGACGGTCAGGAAGCGCTACGCCGGTACCTGCAGGCGGGTGAGGGCTGCGGCGGATAG
- a CDS encoding nucleotidyl transferase AbiEii/AbiGii toxin family protein yields the protein MSDPFHELVARTALAAAYRYGFVLGGGLALIEHGLVVRPTEDVDLFASGEGSVTAATTAVTEALVAAGLQVETISHDSDLDDLIAGMAYQMSELVVFRGPQDRDGLRVSLGFLDRSYPPVVLDIGPVMAVDDLIAWKVAALVGRAEVRDFIDVAVFLADRDPAQLLAAARRVDPALEDEDVTAAGRRLDRTPDRAFLAYGIDAAGAAAIRARFVGWPRPEPALD from the coding sequence TTGAGCGACCCGTTCCACGAGCTGGTGGCCCGCACGGCGCTGGCGGCCGCCTACCGCTACGGGTTCGTCCTCGGCGGCGGGCTCGCCCTGATCGAACACGGCCTGGTCGTCCGACCGACCGAGGACGTCGACCTGTTCGCCTCCGGCGAGGGCTCGGTCACCGCCGCCACCACCGCGGTGACCGAGGCCCTGGTGGCGGCCGGGCTCCAGGTCGAAACCATCAGCCACGACAGCGACCTCGACGACCTGATCGCCGGCATGGCGTACCAGATGTCGGAATTGGTGGTCTTCCGCGGTCCGCAGGACCGGGACGGGCTGCGGGTGAGTCTGGGCTTCCTCGACCGGTCGTATCCGCCGGTGGTGCTCGACATCGGCCCGGTCATGGCCGTCGACGATCTCATCGCCTGGAAGGTCGCCGCCCTCGTCGGTCGGGCCGAGGTCCGCGACTTCATCGACGTGGCCGTGTTCCTGGCCGACCGCGACCCCGCACAGCTGCTGGCCGCCGCCCGCCGTGTCGACCCGGCCCTGGAGGACGAGGACGTCACCGCCGCCGGCCGGCGCCTGGACCGTACCCCGGACCGCGCCTTCCTCGCCTACGGCATCGACGCGGCCGGTGCGGCGGCGATCAGAGCCCGGTTCGTCGGCTGGCCCCGCCCCGAGCCGGCGCTCGATTGA
- a CDS encoding metalloregulator ArsR/SmtB family transcription factor, whose protein sequence is MSDGVFAALAHPTRRSVLMLLQSSGPMAVGDIAAALGVVGPTLSGHLKVLRGADLVGTQRQGTTIRYVTKLSVLEAAIAELMENMRVGGDVDSSRGGEGTRADN, encoded by the coding sequence ATGTCTGACGGGGTGTTCGCGGCGCTCGCGCATCCGACGCGCCGGTCGGTGCTGATGCTGTTGCAGAGCAGCGGGCCCATGGCCGTCGGTGACATCGCTGCGGCGCTCGGTGTGGTGGGGCCCACCCTGTCCGGCCATTTGAAGGTGCTGCGCGGGGCGGACCTCGTCGGTACCCAACGGCAGGGCACCACGATCCGGTACGTCACCAAGCTGTCCGTGCTGGAGGCCGCCATCGCGGAGTTGATGGAGAACATGCGTGTCGGCGGCGACGTCGATTCGTCACGGGGAGGAGAGGGAACGCGTGCGGACAACTGA
- a CDS encoding MarR family winged helix-turn-helix transcriptional regulator: MSNRIREELVATVTATARRHHAAYALFNQAMAEHLGLHPTDLQCVSLLTLQPGPHTTGEIAELTGLTSGSATRLVDRLLKAGLAERHPDPHDRRKTLVTLSHGRIPEIEAAWDTPGKAFDQALADFSDDELTVIERYLRRTTDVGTEQTTRLRAR; the protein is encoded by the coding sequence ATGTCAAACCGCATCCGCGAGGAACTGGTCGCCACGGTCACCGCGACGGCCCGGCGCCACCACGCCGCCTACGCCCTGTTCAACCAGGCGATGGCCGAACACCTCGGGCTGCACCCCACCGACCTGCAATGCGTCAGCCTGCTCACCCTTCAACCCGGGCCCCACACCACCGGCGAGATCGCGGAACTGACCGGGCTGACCTCCGGCTCCGCCACCCGCCTGGTCGACCGCCTCCTCAAGGCCGGCCTCGCCGAACGCCACCCCGACCCGCACGACCGGCGCAAGACGCTGGTCACCCTCAGCCATGGGCGTATCCCCGAGATCGAAGCCGCCTGGGACACCCCTGGCAAGGCCTTCGACCAGGCGTTGGCGGACTTCAGCGACGACGAGCTCACGGTGATCGAGCGCTACCTGCGCCGCACCACCGACGTCGGCACCGAACAGACCACACGCCTGCGCGCCCGCTGA
- a CDS encoding ester cyclase: MTTHTPDQLRALHERWSRLWRGDFTDAEQILDPGFVVHQARPDGSDSEAVTGPARLLPEIEQTMAAFDDITITVDLGPIVDGDLVAARWTMRAAYAGGIPHATAAVGTRISFSGNDILRVRDGRFVEYWTCTDILDGLSQLGAVSGPNGPAHYA; encoded by the coding sequence ATGACCACCCACACCCCCGACCAGCTACGCGCCCTGCATGAGCGGTGGAGCCGGCTGTGGCGCGGCGACTTCACCGACGCCGAGCAGATCCTCGACCCCGGTTTCGTCGTCCATCAGGCGCGTCCCGACGGCAGCGACTCCGAGGCCGTCACCGGTCCCGCACGCTTGTTGCCGGAGATCGAGCAGACGATGGCCGCGTTCGACGACATCACCATCACCGTCGACCTCGGCCCGATCGTCGACGGTGACCTGGTCGCCGCCCGCTGGACCATGCGGGCCGCCTACGCCGGAGGCATCCCGCACGCCACCGCGGCCGTCGGGACGAGGATCTCGTTCAGCGGCAACGACATCCTGCGCGTGCGTGACGGCCGGTTCGTCGAGTACTGGACCTGCACCGACATCCTCGACGGCCTGTCGCAGCTCGGCGCCGTGTCCGGACCCAACGGCCCGGCCCACTACGCGTAG
- a CDS encoding S-adenosylmethionine decarboxylase: MPSYTDLAPTILRQRLVVEGYPAFPITDQHIKRYLTELSEVTAMITLIEPVTHISDRYGWAGWIHWETSGAHFYSWERPISFFSVDIYTCKAFDPEAVVAYTRDFFSASAIVAKEF; encoded by the coding sequence GTGCCTTCCTACACCGACCTCGCCCCCACCATCCTGCGCCAGCGGCTGGTAGTCGAGGGCTATCCCGCGTTCCCGATCACCGACCAGCACATCAAGCGGTACCTCACCGAACTGTCCGAGGTCACCGCGATGATCACACTGATCGAACCGGTCACCCACATCAGCGACCGGTACGGCTGGGCCGGGTGGATCCACTGGGAGACCTCCGGCGCGCACTTCTACTCGTGGGAGCGGCCGATCTCGTTCTTCAGCGTCGACATCTACACCTGCAAGGCGTTCGACCCGGAGGCCGTCGTCGCGTACACCCGAGACTTCTTCTCGGCCTCCGCGATCGTGGCGAAGGAGTTCTGA
- a CDS encoding aminoglycoside phosphotransferase family protein — MPDTEVTRLHDDEFDIDTALVRRLLADQFPDWAALPIRYVAASGTDNVTFRVGDDLSVRLPRTPRTTGQVEKDLMWLPRLAPHLPLAIPEPVALGAATSEYPFTWGVYRWLPGTTFDLARLDDPQAAAHRLADFLHHLQRIDTTGAPTPPHDPFSRGTPLAPRDRLYRDAVDQLRADLDPDLLLAAWEHALTADTWTGPPRWIHGDLMAGNLLTTDGRLTAVIDFGTAWAADPAADILPAWHLFEGDSRQAFRDALKPDEHAWVRARGWALSLAVIALPYYRDRCTPAEVQDDIAYINGILAEFTAERTPHSSRPDRRNR; from the coding sequence GTGCCGGACACCGAGGTCACCAGACTCCACGACGATGAGTTCGACATCGACACCGCCCTGGTGCGGCGGCTGCTCGCCGACCAGTTCCCGGACTGGGCGGCCCTACCGATCCGGTATGTCGCGGCGTCCGGTACCGACAACGTCACCTTCCGGGTCGGCGACGATCTGTCGGTGCGCCTGCCGCGTACCCCGCGCACCACCGGCCAGGTCGAGAAGGACCTGATGTGGCTGCCCCGGCTCGCCCCGCACCTGCCGCTGGCCATCCCCGAACCCGTCGCCCTCGGCGCCGCGACCAGCGAATACCCGTTCACCTGGGGTGTCTACCGGTGGCTGCCCGGCACCACCTTCGACCTGGCGCGCCTCGACGACCCGCAGGCCGCCGCCCACCGGCTCGCCGACTTCCTGCACCACCTGCAGCGCATCGACACCACCGGCGCGCCGACGCCTCCGCACGACCCGTTCAGCCGCGGCACCCCGCTGGCGCCCCGCGACCGGCTGTACCGCGACGCCGTCGACCAGCTGCGCGCCGACCTCGATCCCGACCTGCTGCTGGCCGCCTGGGAACACGCGTTGACCGCCGACACGTGGACCGGGCCGCCGCGCTGGATCCACGGTGACCTGATGGCCGGCAACCTGCTGACCACCGACGGCCGGCTCACCGCGGTCATCGACTTCGGCACCGCCTGGGCGGCCGACCCCGCCGCCGACATCCTGCCCGCCTGGCACCTGTTCGAGGGCGACTCCCGGCAGGCGTTCCGAGACGCCCTCAAACCCGACGAGCATGCCTGGGTACGGGCCAGAGGCTGGGCCCTGTCGCTGGCGGTGATCGCCCTGCCGTACTACCGCGACCGGTGCACCCCCGCCGAGGTCCAGGACGACATCGCCTACATCAACGGAATCCTCGCCGAGTTCACCGCCGAAAGAACACCCCACAGCAGCCGACCGGACCGACGAAACCGCTGA
- a CDS encoding class I SAM-dependent methyltransferase — translation MKVFGSVAAAYAEHRPDYPADAVRWVLAAAPGVRVLDLGAGTGKLTAALLQVGASVTAVEPDPAMRAVLDETFPQVQTLPGSAESIAVPDATVDAIVAGNAMHWFDMTAAEPEFTRVLAPGGVTAGLWNVLDDSVGWVAELARVAGAAVVGPRDTPDAWRAATAGMLGAAAQARAFPHGQRRTADSLVATLATRAGVLIMPEPQRAMLLARIRDFLASRPETATGEFTLPMLTMVLRR, via the coding sequence ATGAAGGTCTTCGGGTCGGTCGCCGCGGCCTACGCCGAGCATCGTCCCGACTACCCGGCCGACGCGGTGCGGTGGGTGCTGGCGGCGGCACCCGGTGTGCGGGTGCTGGATCTGGGTGCGGGGACCGGCAAACTCACCGCCGCCCTGCTGCAGGTCGGCGCGTCGGTGACGGCGGTCGAGCCGGATCCGGCGATGCGGGCCGTGCTCGATGAGACGTTTCCGCAGGTCCAGACACTGCCGGGGAGTGCCGAGTCGATCGCGGTGCCGGACGCGACGGTCGACGCGATCGTGGCCGGCAACGCGATGCACTGGTTCGACATGACGGCCGCCGAGCCGGAGTTCACGCGGGTGCTGGCGCCCGGCGGGGTCACGGCCGGTCTGTGGAACGTGCTGGACGATTCCGTCGGTTGGGTCGCCGAGCTGGCGCGGGTGGCCGGTGCCGCGGTCGTCGGGCCCCGCGACACCCCGGACGCGTGGCGGGCCGCGACCGCCGGGATGCTCGGTGCCGCGGCGCAGGCGCGGGCCTTCCCGCACGGCCAGCGCCGGACCGCCGATTCGCTGGTCGCGACGCTCGCGACCCGGGCCGGGGTGCTGATCATGCCGGAGCCGCAGCGGGCGATGCTGCTGGCCCGGATCCGCGACTTCCTGGCGAGCCGACCGGAGACCGCGACCGGGGAGTTCACACTGCCGATGCTGACGATGGTGTTACGCCGATGA